A genome region from Fervidobacterium changbaicum includes the following:
- the smpB gene encoding SsrA-binding protein SmpB, translated as MKIIATNKKAYTDYIIDETYEAGIVLVGTEVKSLREHGASFKDSFCRIKDGEIYLLNLHIPPYRYGNIYNHDPERPRKLLLHRKQIDRIWGKIRQEGYTVVPTKIYFNDRGIVKVEIAVAKGKKSHDKREEIKKKEIDRRIKEYLKR; from the coding sequence ATGAAGATAATAGCAACCAACAAAAAGGCATATACAGATTACATCATAGATGAAACGTACGAAGCGGGCATAGTCCTTGTAGGGACGGAGGTAAAGTCCCTTAGAGAGCACGGTGCAAGCTTCAAAGACTCGTTTTGCAGGATAAAAGATGGGGAGATCTACCTGTTGAACTTGCACATACCGCCTTATCGATACGGTAACATCTACAACCACGACCCAGAAAGGCCAAGGAAATTACTTTTGCATAGAAAACAGATAGACAGAATCTGGGGAAAAATCCGTCAAGAAGGGTACACGGTCGTTCCAACAAAGATTTACTTCAACGACCGTGGGATCGTCAAAGTTGAGATAGCAGTTGCGAAAGGTAAAAAGAGCCACGATAAACGCGAGGAGATAAAGAAGAAGGAAATCGATAGAAGGATAAAGGAATACTTGAAAAGGTAA
- a CDS encoding SoxR reducing system RseC family protein — translation MREVMTVTSVDENYIYVSLSVDPGTCASCALSGACSIKSESAKKGVFKISKKNINENLLPVMPGDIVVVDFKYNTAILSMIVYGIPLTGFIFGALIGYLLKLSDILSFVLALVFAGIGTVITRLYDKKYKIEIVDVKRNTSGINLGHIS, via the coding sequence GTGAGAGAAGTGATGACAGTTACAAGCGTTGATGAGAATTACATATACGTTTCATTGTCTGTAGATCCCGGTACATGTGCTTCATGTGCGCTGAGTGGTGCTTGTTCTATCAAAAGCGAAAGTGCAAAAAAGGGCGTCTTTAAGATTTCAAAAAAGAACATAAATGAAAACCTGCTCCCTGTAATGCCTGGCGATATCGTTGTTGTCGATTTCAAATACAACACGGCAATTCTATCCATGATAGTTTACGGAATCCCACTAACAGGATTCATATTCGGAGCACTGATTGGATATCTATTGAAACTTTCCGACATTCTTTCATTCGTGCTAGCTTTAGTGTTCGCTGGTATTGGAACCGTAATAACGAGGTTGTATGACAAAAAGTATAAAATAGAAATCGTCGATGTAAAGAGGAACACGTCAGGTATAAACCTCGGTCATATTTCTTGA
- the gatC gene encoding Asp-tRNA(Asn)/Glu-tRNA(Gln) amidotransferase subunit GatC produces the protein MIKIDDKLIEHLSKLSRLTFDESEKLKSDLQKIIDYFEILSEVDTESIEPMYTPIEEPCKLRETGPRVNENVEGIIENFPEKEGRLIKVPSIYG, from the coding sequence GTGATAAAGATAGATGATAAACTCATCGAACACCTTTCAAAACTTTCGCGCCTGACATTTGACGAATCGGAAAAATTAAAATCGGACTTACAGAAGATTATAGACTATTTCGAGATCTTGTCCGAAGTTGATACAGAAAGTATCGAACCGATGTACACGCCTATCGAAGAGCCTTGCAAACTCAGGGAAACAGGACCGCGAGTGAACGAAAATGTTGAAGGCATTATTGAGAACTTTCCTGAAAAAGAAGGAAGACTCATCAAAGTTCCAAGCATCTACGGATGA
- a CDS encoding DAK2 domain-containing protein, translating to MTTINGTDMKGIFMKGAENLLAHRDEINALNVFPVPDGDTGSNMSSTMLEACKYLENLTDEKLSNVLDAIKRGTLMGARGNSGVILSQIFRGFCDTLMKKSKLTVADFVKGIKGAKETAYKAVLRPVEGTILTVVRVLDEHSKELSNLESFEALFEKMEEIALDTVKKTPSLLPKLKEANVVDAGAKGLYYIIQGFKMYVLGDTTINLQGVETRPSEEITIAYEELKYQYCTELIVRARKPITNGTQKQLENYLNSMGDSVVFFVQDDIIKLHVHTNNPGQVIEEFLKHGELLKVKIDNMKEQHEHVVGEQYAKKERKKIAYVAVSPGDGISKVLRDLGVDEIVSGGQSMNPSMADILDAVRRANAENVIVFPNNSNIILAAEQAAKVAEQEGLKVHVVKTINVQQSVAAMIYRMGEEIDEILKSIEETIKNTIAISITVAVRDSKYAGEKIKKDEYLGFLNKELVSHHKNLVNVLDKLYQKCKLEEREILTVFVGSSATPIEQNIVEKYTKKKYPNVQIEFIEGGQPHYPFLMMVE from the coding sequence TTGACAACAATAAATGGGACGGATATGAAAGGCATCTTCATGAAGGGTGCCGAAAATTTGCTTGCACACAGAGACGAAATAAACGCTTTAAACGTCTTCCCGGTTCCTGACGGTGATACGGGCTCAAACATGAGCTCAACGATGCTTGAAGCCTGCAAATACCTTGAAAACCTCACCGATGAAAAATTGAGCAACGTGCTCGATGCGATAAAACGGGGCACGCTAATGGGGGCAAGGGGGAACTCTGGCGTTATCCTTTCTCAAATATTCAGAGGTTTTTGCGATACCTTGATGAAAAAGAGCAAACTTACGGTTGCTGACTTTGTCAAAGGCATAAAAGGAGCGAAAGAGACCGCTTACAAAGCGGTGTTAAGACCTGTTGAGGGAACCATCCTTACGGTTGTGCGGGTCCTTGATGAGCATTCCAAAGAACTTTCAAATCTTGAAAGCTTTGAAGCACTCTTTGAGAAAATGGAAGAAATTGCGCTCGATACAGTGAAAAAGACGCCTTCTTTGTTGCCAAAGTTGAAAGAAGCGAACGTTGTTGATGCCGGAGCGAAGGGTTTGTACTACATCATCCAGGGATTCAAAATGTACGTACTCGGTGATACGACAATAAACCTCCAAGGTGTCGAAACGAGACCTTCCGAAGAAATTACAATAGCTTACGAAGAGCTGAAGTACCAGTACTGTACCGAATTGATTGTCAGAGCGAGGAAACCGATAACTAACGGTACGCAAAAACAGCTGGAGAATTACCTCAACTCTATGGGAGATTCAGTTGTATTCTTTGTTCAAGACGACATAATAAAACTTCACGTACACACGAACAACCCAGGTCAGGTAATCGAGGAATTCTTAAAACACGGGGAATTGCTCAAGGTCAAAATCGACAACATGAAAGAACAGCATGAACATGTTGTTGGTGAGCAGTACGCAAAAAAAGAAAGAAAAAAGATAGCCTACGTTGCGGTCTCACCTGGCGATGGAATCTCTAAAGTGCTTAGAGACCTTGGCGTAGATGAAATCGTCTCAGGCGGCCAATCGATGAACCCGAGTATGGCCGATATACTCGATGCTGTAAGACGCGCGAACGCTGAGAACGTCATCGTCTTCCCAAATAACTCGAATATCATACTAGCTGCTGAACAAGCTGCGAAAGTAGCAGAGCAGGAAGGATTAAAGGTGCATGTTGTAAAAACAATAAATGTTCAGCAGAGCGTTGCAGCAATGATCTACAGGATGGGCGAGGAAATTGACGAGATACTAAAGAGTATAGAAGAAACCATAAAAAATACAATTGCCATATCGATTACCGTCGCCGTGAGGGATTCAAAGTACGCAGGCGAAAAGATCAAGAAAGACGAGTACCTTGGTTTCTTGAACAAAGAACTCGTATCGCACCACAAGAACTTAGTGAACGTACTTGATAAACTATACCAAAAATGTAAACTCGAAGAACGTGAAATTCTAACCGTCTTCGTAGGTTCGAGTGCAACTCCAATCGAACAGAATATCGTTGAAAAATACACCAAGAAAAAATACCCAAACGTCCAAATAGAGTTCATAGAGGGAGGTCAACCGCATTACCCGTTCCTGATGATGGTTGAGTGA
- a CDS encoding YraN family protein, which yields MLKALLRTFLKKKEDSSKFQASTDDAKNNQKSWKIAEQIAAEYLKRKGYKIIERNYRTPYGEIDIIAKLGSSFVFVEVKSGTGFRINPSERVDKIKYEKIYRSAEYYLKGKRYTRAQIDVVEVIDNGVIEIKHYKNVGWDFA from the coding sequence ATGTTGAAGGCATTATTGAGAACTTTCCTGAAAAAGAAGGAAGACTCATCAAAGTTCCAAGCATCTACGGATGATGCAAAGAACAACCAGAAAAGTTGGAAGATAGCTGAGCAAATCGCGGCTGAGTATCTAAAGCGCAAAGGTTATAAAATAATCGAAAGAAACTACCGCACCCCTTACGGGGAAATAGATATAATTGCAAAGCTTGGCTCATCGTTCGTATTTGTTGAAGTAAAATCGGGCACGGGGTTTCGCATAAACCCTTCAGAGCGTGTTGACAAAATAAAGTACGAAAAAATATACCGCAGTGCCGAGTACTATCTGAAAGGGAAGCGATACACAAGAGCGCAGATAGATGTTGTTGAAGTTATAGATAACGGAGTAATAGAAATAAAGCATTACAAAAACGTAGGGTGGGATTTTGCATGA
- the fliW gene encoding flagellar assembly protein FliW: MGAYKTRFGELEIKDDEVINFPNGIPGFEQLRRFIILNTPETQPIQWLVSLEDENVAFPLIDPWLVMESYEVDLSKQDLDLLQVEDPSDLVVWSIVTIPIGKPEEATVNLKAPVVVNVKKGIGVQVILEKYELKHPITKSKTTENQTNDDATSLQNVQEVKEVADEEKVHERKESGA; encoded by the coding sequence ATGGGAGCTTACAAAACAAGATTCGGTGAGCTAGAAATAAAAGACGATGAAGTGATAAACTTTCCGAACGGAATTCCCGGTTTTGAGCAGCTTAGAAGATTCATAATCTTGAACACTCCGGAAACACAGCCTATCCAGTGGCTTGTGAGTCTGGAGGATGAGAACGTAGCGTTCCCACTGATAGATCCCTGGCTCGTTATGGAAAGTTACGAAGTGGACCTATCTAAACAGGATCTTGATCTGCTCCAAGTTGAAGATCCATCGGACTTGGTTGTATGGAGCATAGTTACTATCCCCATCGGTAAACCTGAGGAAGCCACTGTGAATTTGAAAGCTCCCGTTGTGGTAAACGTAAAAAAGGGGATAGGGGTTCAAGTCATACTCGAAAAATACGAACTGAAACATCCGATAACCAAGTCAAAAACAACAGAAAATCAAACAAACGATGACGCGACTTCTTTACAGAACGTTCAAGAAGTCAAAGAAGTTGCAGATGAAGAAAAGGTGCATGAAAGAAAAGAGAGTGGTGCTTGA
- a CDS encoding Asp23/Gls24 family envelope stress response protein, producing MKFPTEYGEVEITVNAIRKLVYLAVLETYGPISIGSDNWFSRWFSSEEGKIKVEEDEYGHLKIDIFVEVEFGTKVTEVAKNIEENVVHKLSAFANCENPEVNVHVIGVR from the coding sequence ATGAAATTCCCAACAGAATACGGGGAAGTTGAAATCACAGTAAATGCCATAAGGAAGCTTGTGTACCTTGCGGTCCTCGAAACCTACGGACCAATAAGTATAGGTTCTGACAACTGGTTTTCAAGGTGGTTCTCATCTGAAGAAGGCAAGATAAAAGTTGAAGAGGACGAATATGGCCATCTGAAAATCGACATATTTGTCGAGGTGGAATTCGGTACAAAAGTCACAGAAGTTGCCAAAAACATCGAAGAAAACGTTGTTCACAAACTCAGTGCCTTTGCAAACTGCGAGAATCCTGAAGTTAACGTGCACGTCATAGGTGTGCGCTGA
- the deoC gene encoding deoxyribose-phosphate aldolase: MDITKAVLEKLEEFKKNYKPETVEIDLKKISLNEYIDHTNLKPTATTSEIELLCKEAIDYKFKGVCVNPSFVPFVVQKLKGSSVLTVTVIGFPLGATSTYSKVEETKWAVENGAQEVDMVIHIGKLKEGDYEYVYNDIKSVVEAAKVPVKVIIETCFLTDEEKVAACVLSKLAGATFVKTSTGFGTGGAKFEDVQLMRWAVDGEIQVKASGGVRTYEDAIKMLSAGATRIGTSSGVAIVTNKATGQGGY, from the coding sequence ATGGATATAACAAAAGCTGTTTTGGAAAAACTTGAAGAGTTCAAGAAAAACTACAAACCTGAGACGGTTGAGATAGATTTGAAAAAGATATCGCTAAATGAGTACATCGACCACACAAACCTAAAACCTACCGCTACAACGTCTGAAATAGAATTGCTCTGCAAAGAAGCTATAGACTACAAATTTAAAGGCGTTTGCGTCAATCCCTCCTTTGTCCCATTTGTTGTGCAGAAGCTCAAGGGTAGTTCGGTTCTAACCGTAACCGTTATAGGTTTCCCCCTGGGAGCTACGAGTACATACTCCAAGGTGGAAGAAACGAAATGGGCTGTGGAAAACGGGGCACAGGAAGTGGACATGGTGATACACATAGGTAAACTCAAAGAGGGTGACTACGAATACGTGTACAACGACATAAAATCCGTTGTTGAGGCAGCAAAGGTGCCCGTTAAAGTCATTATCGAAACGTGCTTTTTAACGGATGAAGAAAAAGTCGCTGCTTGCGTACTCTCCAAACTTGCAGGGGCGACTTTCGTGAAGACATCTACGGGTTTTGGTACCGGCGGTGCCAAATTCGAAGACGTTCAGCTCATGCGTTGGGCAGTTGACGGAGAGATTCAAGTCAAAGCTTCTGGCGGTGTGCGAACCTACGAAGATGCTATCAAAATGCTTTCGGCAGGTGCAACAAGAATTGGGACAAGCTCAGGAGTAGCGATAGTAACGAACAAGGCAACTGGACAAGGGGGATATTGA
- the csrA gene encoding carbon storage regulator CsrA codes for MLVLSRKVGESIIIGDNIQVKVLKVEGGAVKIGIIAPANVRIYREEIYKTIAQSNKMATNAAFQLDNVLKLKEVIGGDKDR; via the coding sequence ATGTTGGTATTATCGAGAAAAGTTGGGGAAAGCATAATAATAGGTGATAACATACAAGTGAAAGTGTTGAAAGTCGAAGGTGGTGCGGTTAAGATTGGGATAATTGCACCAGCGAACGTGAGGATCTACCGCGAAGAAATTTACAAAACAATAGCCCAGAGCAACAAAATGGCTACCAATGCTGCATTTCAATTAGACAACGTACTTAAACTGAAGGAGGTTATCGGCGGTGATAAAGATAGATGA
- the dxs gene encoding 1-deoxy-D-xylulose-5-phosphate synthase — protein sequence MLAFNGRFSEDRTLIERIRKMNYDDLYNFAEEIRKYMIDVTSVNGGHLASNLGTVELTLALYRIFDPYEDYIIWDTGHQTYTHKLLTGRWDAFKTLRTFGGISGFTNIFESPVDRFGAGHVGTSIAAALGIEKALKLQNKNANVVVVIGDGALTSGQALEALNQIKSQNSRIKIILNSNGMSISKNVGGLSQLLEALRTSKIYVSIKEKLKKGLNEAVEFELKKIREALKVALIGDDFFESLGVKHFGPIDGHDLKSLEEALKQVKDYPYPTVLSVFTIKGKGYHYSEQNPTKYHGVDKFDPDSGTFEKPEGAYSYSEVFGTTLMKIALEDDKVVALTAAMPDGTGLSKFAKQFPERFVDLGITEQSVVTYAGGLAAMGFKPVVAIYSTFLQRAYDQIIHDIALQDLDVVFAIDRAGLVGTDGPTHHGVFDIAYLKPIPNIKVLTPLDGKDLACMLWTVLKGKDKYKGPIAIRYPRDVEFGKLDEIYGKIEIRSPFKWEVLVEGKEVALLAVGVLAKKYTDMAKTNGWTLIGVRSVKPMDKDMLERTFQSHKYIFTIEEGTVLGGFGETIAFEYLQKYSDKYECQVEIIGIQDEFIPHGTREELIRYVGLDSDNVEQRIKKTVSKGVRL from the coding sequence ATGTTAGCTTTCAACGGTCGTTTCAGTGAGGACAGAACACTTATAGAAAGAATCAGAAAGATGAATTACGATGATTTGTACAACTTCGCTGAAGAAATCAGGAAATACATGATAGATGTGACCTCCGTTAACGGGGGTCACTTAGCTTCGAATTTGGGTACTGTGGAGCTAACTCTTGCACTCTACAGGATCTTTGATCCTTACGAGGACTACATAATTTGGGATACAGGTCATCAGACCTACACCCATAAATTACTCACAGGTAGATGGGATGCGTTCAAAACGCTCCGGACATTTGGTGGGATATCTGGTTTCACGAACATATTCGAATCGCCAGTGGACAGGTTTGGTGCAGGACATGTAGGCACTTCAATAGCAGCGGCACTTGGTATTGAAAAAGCTCTGAAACTGCAGAATAAAAACGCCAACGTTGTAGTTGTCATAGGTGACGGGGCACTTACAAGTGGGCAAGCACTTGAAGCCCTGAACCAAATAAAGTCCCAGAATTCGAGGATAAAAATCATCCTCAACAGCAACGGAATGAGCATATCGAAAAACGTAGGTGGCTTGTCACAGCTACTTGAAGCTTTAAGAACGAGTAAAATATACGTGAGTATAAAAGAAAAGCTCAAAAAAGGGCTCAACGAGGCGGTTGAGTTCGAACTGAAGAAGATAAGGGAAGCACTGAAGGTTGCACTCATAGGCGACGACTTTTTCGAATCACTCGGTGTAAAGCACTTTGGTCCCATCGATGGACACGATTTAAAATCGCTCGAAGAAGCATTAAAACAGGTGAAAGATTACCCCTATCCGACTGTACTTTCTGTATTTACGATAAAAGGCAAAGGTTACCATTACTCCGAACAAAATCCAACGAAATACCACGGTGTGGATAAATTTGATCCCGATTCTGGCACATTCGAAAAGCCGGAAGGGGCGTATTCGTACAGCGAAGTTTTTGGCACGACGCTGATGAAAATAGCCTTAGAAGATGATAAGGTTGTTGCACTAACAGCCGCCATGCCAGATGGAACAGGGTTAAGCAAATTTGCTAAACAATTTCCGGAACGATTCGTTGACTTAGGGATAACCGAACAATCTGTAGTAACCTACGCAGGTGGTTTGGCTGCTATGGGCTTCAAGCCTGTTGTAGCTATATATTCGACGTTTCTACAAAGAGCGTACGACCAGATCATTCATGACATCGCGCTACAGGATTTGGACGTGGTATTTGCAATTGACAGGGCTGGATTAGTTGGAACCGATGGTCCAACACACCACGGCGTGTTTGATATAGCCTATTTAAAACCTATTCCAAACATCAAGGTATTGACACCTCTTGATGGGAAAGACCTTGCTTGTATGTTGTGGACTGTTTTAAAAGGAAAAGACAAATACAAAGGACCTATCGCTATAAGGTACCCTCGGGACGTGGAATTTGGCAAATTAGACGAAATTTATGGTAAAATAGAAATCAGAAGTCCATTCAAATGGGAAGTTCTCGTGGAAGGTAAAGAGGTGGCCTTGCTGGCAGTTGGCGTTCTTGCCAAAAAATATACAGATATGGCAAAAACAAACGGTTGGACGTTGATTGGGGTAAGAAGTGTAAAACCTATGGACAAAGATATGCTTGAAAGGACTTTTCAAAGTCATAAATACATTTTTACCATAGAGGAAGGTACGGTACTTGGAGGATTTGGAGAGACTATTGCTTTTGAATACCTGCAGAAGTATTCAGACAAGTACGAGTGCCAAGTTGAAATCATTGGAATACAAGACGAATTCATCCCTCACGGAACGCGCGAAGAACTCATAAGATACGTGGGACTTGACAGCGACAATGTAGAGCAAAGAATTAAAAAAACAGTTTCGAAAGGAGTGAGATTATGA
- the glgD gene encoding glucose-1-phosphate adenylyltransferase subunit GlgD: MKVLGLILAGGKSEALGKLVYKRASAAVPVFGKYRAIDFTLSNMVNSGIYKVGVLTQYNPRSLMDHLGSGKEWDLDRKHGGLYILQPYIGMTGEYWYRGTADAIFQNTTMLRRGDEDYVLIGSGDHIYKMLYNDMFSYHFAKGADITLLVKELDDTYDITQYGTVVTEPDGRIVEIKEKVQNPPTKKAFLGVYFINKYLLMELLYDAVPAGKYDLLLDVVIPNLSKLRVYAYEFNGYWRNVKKGINEYYKMNMEVLNSRALREELFVKYGKVYTKLKDYPPAKYTNTAKVSNSMIADGCIISGNVKNSVLFRGVVVKAGARVENSIVMQDTVIEEGAVVKNAIIDKNCVIRAEQMLVGDFEPVVLEKWMVV, translated from the coding sequence ATGAAAGTATTGGGGTTAATCTTAGCTGGCGGAAAGAGTGAGGCTTTGGGAAAACTGGTGTACAAGAGGGCAAGTGCGGCAGTCCCTGTTTTTGGAAAATACCGTGCGATAGATTTCACGTTAAGCAATATGGTGAATTCAGGTATATACAAAGTAGGAGTTCTAACACAGTACAACCCGAGGAGCTTGATGGACCACCTGGGTTCTGGAAAAGAGTGGGACCTCGACAGAAAACACGGAGGTCTTTACATACTCCAACCGTACATAGGCATGACGGGAGAATACTGGTACAGAGGTACGGCGGATGCGATCTTCCAAAACACAACGATGCTCCGAAGAGGCGATGAAGATTACGTTCTGATAGGTTCAGGCGACCACATATACAAAATGCTTTACAACGACATGTTCAGTTACCACTTTGCGAAAGGTGCGGATATCACACTCTTAGTAAAAGAACTGGATGATACATACGATATAACCCAGTATGGAACGGTTGTAACAGAACCTGACGGTAGGATTGTGGAAATAAAAGAGAAAGTTCAAAATCCACCAACTAAAAAAGCCTTCCTGGGTGTGTACTTTATCAACAAGTACCTGTTGATGGAATTACTCTATGATGCAGTCCCGGCAGGGAAGTATGACTTGCTCCTCGATGTTGTTATACCAAACCTTTCAAAACTGCGAGTCTACGCGTACGAATTCAACGGCTACTGGAGGAACGTAAAAAAAGGCATAAATGAATATTACAAGATGAACATGGAGGTTCTGAACAGCCGAGCACTGCGCGAGGAACTTTTCGTAAAATATGGAAAAGTTTACACAAAACTGAAAGACTATCCACCTGCCAAGTACACGAATACAGCAAAAGTAAGTAACTCAATGATAGCCGATGGTTGCATCATTTCGGGTAACGTTAAGAACTCCGTACTCTTCAGAGGAGTTGTTGTAAAGGCTGGCGCAAGGGTTGAGAATTCCATCGTGATGCAAGACACAGTGATTGAAGAGGGTGCGGTTGTTAAAAACGCGATAATAGACAAGAACTGTGTTATTAGAGCAGAACAGATGCTTGTTGGCGACTTTGAACCTGTTGTGCTTGAAAAGTGGATGGTTGTTTAG
- the serS gene encoding serine--tRNA ligase, protein MIDLKLLRKNPEIFYEALKKRNYSTEILDKIVELDREWRNYVNIVNNLKAKRNELSKMVAKLKAEGKSEEANEVITESKKLGDEIAQYEAKEKELEDQMYNLALYIPNVPHESVPVGKDETENVEVRRWGEPRKFDFEPKAHWDLGPELGMLDFDRGAKLSGSRFTVMFGEIAKLERALAQFMLDTHTQNGYIEVNVPHLVKRETITATGQLPKFAEELYTCEKDDLFLIPTAEVSLAALHIDEILEENQLPIRYTAFTPCYRREAGSYGKDVRGLIRQHQFEKVELVWYTTPERSFEDLEQLTRDAEKILQLLGLPYRVVVLCTGDLGFAAAKTYDIEVWLPSYNAYKEISSCSNDTDFQARRGNMRYRTKDGKLNYVHTLNGSGLAIGRTLVAIMENYQNPDGTITVPEVLRPYMKTDVIRPMK, encoded by the coding sequence ATGATAGACCTTAAATTATTGAGGAAAAATCCAGAGATATTCTACGAAGCACTGAAAAAGCGTAATTACTCTACAGAAATCTTGGATAAAATCGTTGAGCTTGACAGAGAGTGGAGAAACTACGTCAACATAGTAAATAACTTGAAGGCAAAGAGAAACGAACTCTCCAAAATGGTTGCAAAACTCAAGGCAGAAGGCAAGAGCGAAGAGGCGAATGAGGTAATCACAGAGAGCAAAAAACTCGGTGATGAAATCGCTCAGTACGAAGCGAAAGAGAAAGAGCTTGAAGATCAGATGTACAACCTTGCACTGTACATACCTAACGTTCCCCACGAAAGCGTTCCGGTTGGCAAAGATGAGACCGAAAACGTTGAAGTTCGAAGATGGGGCGAACCGAGGAAATTCGATTTTGAACCAAAAGCGCACTGGGATCTCGGACCGGAACTGGGCATGCTCGATTTCGATAGGGGTGCCAAGTTGAGTGGTTCAAGGTTCACTGTGATGTTTGGAGAAATAGCGAAACTCGAGCGCGCACTTGCACAGTTCATGCTGGACACTCATACACAAAACGGTTATATCGAAGTCAACGTACCACATCTGGTGAAAAGAGAAACGATAACGGCAACGGGCCAGCTTCCAAAGTTTGCCGAGGAACTTTACACCTGTGAAAAGGATGATTTGTTCCTCATCCCAACGGCCGAGGTTTCTCTTGCGGCACTCCACATCGACGAAATACTTGAGGAAAATCAACTCCCGATAAGGTACACCGCATTTACACCGTGCTACAGGCGTGAAGCTGGAAGCTACGGAAAAGACGTACGCGGATTGATTAGACAGCATCAATTTGAAAAGGTTGAACTTGTATGGTATACCACTCCAGAACGGTCCTTTGAAGACTTAGAACAGCTTACACGCGATGCGGAAAAGATCCTGCAGCTATTGGGCTTACCGTACAGGGTTGTTGTACTCTGCACGGGTGATTTGGGATTTGCTGCAGCTAAGACTTACGACATAGAAGTTTGGTTGCCATCCTACAACGCGTACAAGGAAATATCTTCTTGCAGTAACGATACAGATTTCCAAGCAAGAAGAGGCAACATGCGCTACAGAACGAAAGATGGAAAATTGAACTACGTCCATACACTCAACGGTTCAGGACTTGCAATTGGAAGAACTCTTGTTGCAATAATGGAAAACTACCAAAATCCAGATGGTACAATCACCGTTCCTGAAGTTCTCAGGCCTTACATGAAGACCGATGTAATACGACCGATGAAATAA
- a CDS encoding alpha/beta hydrolase, which translates to MVYHFKKGSGNNGWVVIVHGLGEHIGRYERLIQLLAENDYGVIGFDLPGHGKSSGKRGHTSIEEVIDLIDEVTKSVNSFVLFGHSLGGLIAVRYTEERPTKVSKLIVSSPALYLEPKPNQVMMLKLFSFLAPSMTVKNGIDPNLLSRNKDAVHKYITDPLVHDRISIRLGKSMLQNVQLAHERASRIKCPVAILVGTDDKVTPPHGARNFYEQLDTKKAIEEFEGGYHELFEDPEYGEQFHKRILYYIKDWESKLEKEEPV; encoded by the coding sequence ATGGTATACCACTTCAAAAAGGGGTCCGGTAATAACGGGTGGGTCGTTATAGTACACGGTCTTGGTGAGCACATTGGAAGATATGAAAGGCTCATTCAATTGCTTGCAGAGAACGATTATGGAGTCATAGGATTTGACTTGCCAGGCCATGGTAAAAGTTCAGGCAAACGCGGTCACACATCCATCGAAGAGGTCATAGACTTGATCGATGAAGTCACGAAGTCTGTTAATTCTTTTGTACTCTTTGGTCATAGCCTTGGTGGACTTATCGCCGTGCGTTACACAGAGGAAAGACCTACGAAAGTCTCAAAACTCATCGTTTCATCGCCAGCGCTTTACCTTGAGCCGAAACCGAATCAGGTGATGATGTTAAAGTTGTTCTCGTTCTTGGCACCTTCGATGACGGTGAAGAACGGAATTGATCCCAATTTACTTTCCAGAAACAAAGATGCTGTTCACAAATACATTACGGATCCCCTTGTCCACGACAGAATATCCATTAGGCTTGGCAAAAGTATGTTGCAAAACGTTCAATTAGCCCATGAGCGTGCTTCGAGGATCAAGTGCCCTGTGGCCATACTGGTAGGCACCGACGATAAAGTAACGCCACCGCACGGTGCACGCAACTTCTACGAGCAGCTTGATACAAAAAAAGCGATTGAAGAATTCGAAGGGGGCTACCACGAACTCTTTGAGGACCCCGAGTACGGGGAGCAATTCCACAAAAGAATCTTATATTACATAAAAGATTGGGAGAGCAAATTGGAAAAGGAAGAACCAGTTTAA